From a region of the Pedosphaera parvula Ellin514 genome:
- a CDS encoding response regulator yields the protein MSTQPKILLVDDDQDLLDLYKEMLSELPSQPEIFTSSTGARAMTMMDAEPFTLLICDLNMPKMDGLQVLSIVRRKYPDLRTVVLTSVMDEQFRSRVYSLGVDLFWQKPGSSEEIKQFLECLESLLGRDTQTGFRGVQSKSLVDIIQLECISQSSTVLKIKNGSLCGKIWINNGEIFDATVDGLEGEAAFHKVLSWKSGNFEVLSAEPNHPRVITNSYHALLLETVQAQDEAQDSSKPNVKSVSILSTLAKIPGVEFILSLNTKNEKGIESRGLENPDQVAKWSKQAIKQSRGLGELLGAGQLQQVEGLGPQRHVTLASNDDADICVGWQQNQSLPQIRESMKTLLALWVS from the coding sequence ATGTCTACGCAACCAAAAATCCTGCTCGTGGATGATGACCAGGATTTGCTGGATTTGTATAAGGAGATGCTCTCCGAATTACCAAGCCAGCCGGAAATCTTCACCTCGTCCACAGGTGCGCGCGCGATGACCATGATGGATGCCGAGCCCTTCACACTATTAATCTGCGATTTAAACATGCCGAAGATGGATGGCTTGCAAGTGCTCTCCATTGTGCGTCGCAAATATCCGGACCTCCGAACGGTCGTCCTCACCTCGGTGATGGATGAACAATTTCGCTCCCGCGTTTACAGCCTGGGCGTTGATTTGTTTTGGCAGAAGCCTGGTTCGAGCGAGGAGATCAAACAATTTCTGGAATGTCTGGAATCTCTCCTCGGTCGGGATACGCAAACCGGCTTCCGCGGTGTTCAGAGCAAGAGCCTGGTCGATATCATCCAGTTGGAATGCATATCTCAAAGTTCGACCGTGCTCAAAATCAAGAACGGCTCTCTCTGTGGCAAAATTTGGATCAATAATGGCGAAATTTTTGATGCGACCGTGGACGGCTTGGAAGGGGAAGCGGCGTTCCACAAAGTTCTTTCCTGGAAATCGGGAAACTTCGAGGTCCTGTCGGCCGAACCCAACCACCCGAGAGTAATCACCAACTCCTACCATGCCTTGTTGCTTGAAACAGTTCAGGCTCAAGATGAAGCCCAGGATTCTTCCAAACCTAATGTCAAAAGTGTTTCCATTCTTTCCACGCTCGCAAAAATTCCAGGAGTGGAATTCATTTTGTCATTGAACACGAAGAACGAAAAAGGCATTGAGTCGCGGGGACTGGAAAATCCGGATCAAGTTGCCAAATGGTCAAAGCAGGCGATCAAACAGTCTCGCGGACTTGGTGAATTGCTTGGCGCGGGCCAGTTACAACAGGTTGAAGGACTCGGGCCGCAACGGCACGTCACACTCGCATCCAACGACGATGCAGACATCTGCGTTGGCTGGCAACAGAACCAATCACTGCCACAAATCCGTGAATCGATGAAAACCCTGCTTGCCTTATGGGTCTCTTAA
- a CDS encoding undecaprenyl-diphosphate phosphatase, translating into MPDWISILILGIIEGITEFLPVSSTGHLLIAEHWLPKQSDLFNIVIQSGAVIAVIPIFWGRITQFFTRWTEPKTRDYLLKIIVAFVITGAGGFILEKKGFKLPEKAFPIGLALLIGGVLFLLVEFLIRGKKLSNEVTWSVAFAVGIGQLIAAVFPGSSRSGTTIILALLLGLSRPAATEFTFLVGIPTMLAAGGLKIFKACFHHGVNAPHENWSMVALGTIVSAIVSFIAVKWLLRYVQTHTFNAFGWYRIAVGILVLLFLR; encoded by the coding sequence ATGCCTGATTGGATTAGCATACTCATTCTTGGGATCATCGAAGGAATCACGGAATTCCTACCGGTATCCTCCACCGGCCATCTCCTCATCGCCGAACATTGGCTGCCCAAACAATCCGACCTTTTCAATATCGTCATCCAGTCTGGCGCAGTAATCGCCGTCATTCCCATTTTCTGGGGCCGAATCACCCAGTTTTTCACGCGCTGGACGGAGCCAAAGACACGAGATTACCTCCTAAAGATCATTGTCGCCTTTGTTATCACCGGTGCCGGAGGGTTCATCCTTGAAAAAAAAGGATTCAAACTACCCGAGAAAGCATTCCCCATTGGCCTGGCCCTGCTCATCGGCGGCGTGCTCTTTCTTTTGGTTGAATTTCTGATTCGTGGTAAAAAATTAAGCAACGAAGTCACCTGGTCGGTGGCCTTTGCAGTAGGCATTGGCCAATTGATCGCCGCCGTATTCCCCGGTTCTTCCCGCTCCGGAACCACGATCATTCTCGCATTGCTTTTAGGTCTCAGCCGCCCTGCGGCAACCGAGTTTACCTTCCTCGTGGGTATTCCGACCATGCTCGCGGCTGGTGGACTGAAGATTTTTAAGGCCTGCTTCCATCACGGCGTCAATGCCCCACACGAAAATTGGAGCATGGTCGCCTTGGGAACCATTGTCTCGGCAATTGTCTCATTTATTGCCGTCAAATGGCTCCTGCGCTACGTGCAAACGCACACTTTCAACGCTTTCGGCTGGTACCGAATCGCAGTGGGAATTCTAGTCCTGCTTTTTCTGCGCTAA
- a CDS encoding DUF4253 domain-containing protein, which produces MGFFDRFRKTPQSREVGKPSSEAGEQIASLSFVSAGDFEIAPCPGKHALQLWEKTRDEGRSEGFNAIILGDSKDVESLAENREFSTLSVTEILSVAADIDTEEWLKERLESDPECYGAEVGDWPYQVPDAGSISAHLEVLSKKPKSTVYIAKVPASRNWEVPAYIGMGNWNACPEPAEHVAMAKRWHERYGAEIVSITRDVIEFVVAKPPNTKESAIDLAKEQHLYCSDIVDQGCGSISNLAATLLNSKYWYFWWD; this is translated from the coding sequence ATGGGTTTCTTCGATAGATTCCGTAAGACACCTCAATCTCGAGAGGTTGGCAAACCATCTTCAGAGGCTGGCGAACAAATCGCCAGCCTCTCTTTTGTTAGTGCGGGAGATTTCGAAATAGCACCCTGCCCCGGAAAGCACGCGCTTCAGCTATGGGAGAAAACTCGCGATGAGGGGCGTAGCGAAGGTTTCAACGCAATTATCCTCGGTGACTCCAAAGACGTTGAGTCGCTGGCGGAGAATCGAGAATTTTCCACCTTGTCTGTGACAGAAATTTTGTCGGTCGCCGCTGATATCGACACCGAAGAGTGGCTAAAGGAGCGTTTGGAGTCGGATCCCGAATGCTATGGCGCCGAAGTTGGGGATTGGCCGTACCAGGTTCCCGATGCGGGCAGCATCAGCGCTCATTTGGAAGTCCTTTCAAAAAAGCCAAAGAGCACTGTTTACATTGCAAAAGTTCCCGCATCTCGGAATTGGGAAGTTCCCGCCTACATCGGTATGGGTAACTGGAACGCATGTCCAGAGCCGGCCGAGCACGTCGCCATGGCGAAACGCTGGCACGAGCGCTACGGAGCAGAAATTGTATCAATCACCCGCGATGTCATTGAGTTCGTGGTTGCAAAGCCTCCCAACACCAAAGAATCCGCAATAGATTTGGCAAAAGAGCAACACCTATATTGTTCCGATATTGTCGATCAGGGCTGCGGTTCTATTTCCAATCTCGCAGCAACTCTGCTCAATTCAAAGTATTGGTATTTTTGGTGGGATTGA
- a CDS encoding type II secretion system protein has translation MLILGTSYFFNMSSRKQQHGMTLVEVLMVIIGVALIIVALIFPFYVHSRPTTGLLCMNNLKQVNEALELYSKDHKNKFPDLDQQSGNNGPDAMFLLYSLNYIRQSNLFVCPEVARQREKQRHFYQKKFVPQISRAFFVSNGNDYAYYDGISTESATIPILADRFAWTNRQAMESKLLNHPEGKIIAAFTDGHVESVRPNIIIGTTLTPPWSKVLDPIRVP, from the coding sequence GTGCTGATTCTCGGCACCAGCTATTTTTTCAATATGAGTTCAAGGAAGCAGCAGCACGGCATGACCCTGGTTGAAGTGCTTATGGTCATTATTGGTGTTGCGCTTATTATAGTTGCACTCATTTTTCCATTTTATGTTCATAGCCGCCCTACCACGGGGCTTTTATGCATGAACAATTTGAAGCAAGTGAATGAAGCGCTGGAGCTATATTCAAAGGATCACAAAAACAAGTTTCCAGATCTGGATCAACAGTCGGGAAACAATGGGCCAGACGCAATGTTTCTTCTCTATTCCCTGAATTATATTCGACAAAGCAACCTTTTTGTCTGCCCAGAAGTGGCCCGGCAACGAGAAAAGCAGAGACACTTCTACCAGAAGAAATTCGTCCCGCAAATAAGCCGGGCATTCTTTGTTTCCAATGGCAACGACTATGCATATTACGACGGTATTTCTACTGAATCCGCCACCATCCCTATTCTCGCTGACCGGTTCGCTTGGACTAACAGGCAAGCAATGGAGAGCAAATTACTAAACCATCCTGAAGGCAAAATAATCGCCGCCTTCACAGACGGACACGTCGAATCGGTCAGACCAAACATCATCATCGGCACCACCCTCACCCCGCCCTGGTCAAAAGTTCTCGATCCCATCCGCGTCCCATAA
- a CDS encoding GTP-binding protein — MAIINQATKELQVKIVYYGPAMGGKTTNLVQVHDHVQTAAGNKGKLVSLATSSDRTLFFDFLPIEAMSIKGFKTKFQLYTVPGQVIYNTTRQLVLRGVDGIVFVADSQYEKMAENVESFQNLEENLKSLKLNLTDIPYVLQYNKQDLPNVAPVEYMEYLLNNREVQVPSFTSVAHKCEGVFESLNMITRMLLNKFISQQQNVGVHQPA; from the coding sequence ATGGCCATAATAAACCAGGCAACAAAAGAACTGCAGGTCAAGATCGTATATTACGGTCCGGCCATGGGCGGTAAAACAACCAATCTGGTCCAGGTGCACGACCATGTGCAAACTGCGGCTGGAAACAAGGGCAAGCTTGTTTCACTCGCAACCAGTTCGGATCGAACCCTGTTCTTCGACTTCCTGCCCATCGAGGCGATGTCGATCAAAGGTTTTAAAACCAAGTTTCAACTCTACACCGTCCCGGGGCAGGTGATTTATAATACCACCAGGCAATTGGTGTTGCGCGGAGTCGACGGCATTGTGTTCGTCGCGGATTCGCAATACGAGAAAATGGCGGAGAACGTGGAGAGTTTTCAGAACCTGGAAGAGAATCTCAAGTCATTGAAGTTGAATCTCACGGACATTCCATATGTGCTGCAATATAACAAGCAGGATTTGCCAAACGTGGCGCCAGTGGAATACATGGAATATTTGCTGAACAATCGCGAAGTTCAGGTCCCGTCCTTTACTTCAGTGGCTCACAAGTGCGAGGGAGTATTTGAATCCCTGAATATGATCACCCGGATGCTGCTTAACAAGTTTATCAGTCAGCAGCAGAATGTCGGAGTACATCAACCCGCTTAA
- a CDS encoding roadblock/LC7 domain-containing protein: protein MPTLPQLIEEDVQQLDRILQELLVSSEATSALIIDKGGFLITYRGEGEQFDLTTIAALASGAYLANQTIANLVHENNFDSVYQQGEKFSMLVMNVDEHVLLTTIFRAAVGVGAVKYYAMSSSMRIAQQLVRAQERTPGGGLDLSVLNIADPSQFFRKQA from the coding sequence ATGCCAACGCTGCCCCAACTCATCGAAGAAGATGTCCAGCAACTGGATCGGATTTTACAGGAGTTGCTGGTTAGTAGTGAAGCCACTTCGGCCCTCATCATTGATAAGGGCGGCTTCCTCATCACCTATCGCGGTGAAGGCGAACAGTTCGACCTGACCACGATAGCGGCCCTGGCTTCAGGTGCCTACCTGGCGAATCAAACCATCGCCAACCTGGTGCATGAAAATAACTTTGACAGTGTGTACCAGCAGGGTGAAAAGTTTAGCATGCTGGTAATGAACGTGGATGAACATGTCCTCCTGACCACCATTTTCCGGGCGGCGGTTGGTGTCGGCGCGGTGAAGTATTACGCGATGAGCTCCAGCATGCGCATTGCGCAACAATTGGTGCGCGCCCAGGAACGGACCCCTGGAGGCGGACTGGATCTCTCGGTGCTCAACATCGCTGATCCGAGCCAGTTTTTTCGGAAGCAAGCTTAA
- a CDS encoding argininosuccinate synthase produces MKIVLAYSGGLDTSVLLSWIKEKYNAEMIAFCADIGQEEELKGLDKKAMKTGASKLYIDNLQEEFARDFIFPMMQAGAIYENQYFLGTSIARPLIAKRMVEIARKEKAQFIAHGATGKGNDQVRFELTAAALAPDLEVIAPWRDASFRSQFPGRAEMIQYCADKKIPVEASAKKPYSMDRNLLHISFEAGILEDPWLDAFAPENKAMFKLSVSPEDAPNKPEYVTLDFVKGDCVAVNGQKLNPLGVMKALNKLGGKHGVGRVDLVENRFVGMKSRGVYETPGGAILHFAHRQMESITMDREVMHIRDSLIPKYAELVYYGFWFAPERLALQALVTESQKDVTGTIRVKLYKGNIMTAGRKSPVSLYNPHIATMEADPTKAYNQDDATGFIRLNGLRLRVASQVHNAAKKKKK; encoded by the coding sequence ATGAAAATTGTTTTAGCTTATTCGGGCGGCCTGGATACCTCCGTGCTGCTCTCGTGGATTAAGGAAAAGTATAACGCCGAAATGATCGCCTTCTGCGCCGACATCGGCCAGGAAGAGGAACTGAAGGGCCTCGATAAAAAGGCCATGAAGACCGGCGCTTCCAAGCTTTACATCGACAATCTCCAGGAAGAATTCGCGCGCGACTTCATCTTCCCCATGATGCAGGCAGGCGCCATTTACGAAAATCAATACTTCCTCGGCACCAGCATCGCCCGCCCGCTCATCGCCAAGCGCATGGTGGAAATTGCCCGCAAGGAAAAGGCGCAGTTCATCGCCCACGGTGCCACCGGCAAAGGCAACGACCAGGTCCGTTTCGAACTGACCGCCGCCGCCCTCGCACCCGACCTCGAAGTCATCGCTCCCTGGCGCGATGCTTCGTTCCGCAGCCAATTCCCCGGCCGTGCGGAAATGATTCAATATTGCGCCGACAAGAAAATCCCCGTCGAAGCCAGCGCCAAGAAGCCCTACTCGATGGACCGCAATCTCCTCCACATCTCCTTCGAAGCCGGCATTCTCGAAGATCCCTGGCTGGATGCCTTCGCCCCGGAAAACAAGGCGATGTTCAAGCTCAGCGTTTCGCCTGAAGATGCTCCGAACAAGCCGGAATACGTCACGCTTGATTTCGTGAAAGGTGACTGCGTCGCCGTGAATGGCCAGAAGCTCAACCCGCTTGGCGTCATGAAGGCGCTGAACAAGCTTGGCGGCAAACACGGCGTCGGACGCGTTGACCTCGTCGAAAACCGTTTCGTCGGCATGAAGTCCCGCGGTGTCTATGAAACTCCCGGCGGCGCGATTCTTCACTTCGCTCATCGCCAGATGGAAAGCATCACCATGGATCGCGAAGTCATGCACATCCGCGATTCCCTGATTCCGAAGTACGCCGAACTCGTTTACTACGGTTTCTGGTTCGCCCCGGAACGCCTCGCCTTGCAAGCCCTCGTCACGGAGAGCCAGAAGGACGTCACCGGCACGATTCGCGTGAAGCTCTACAAAGGCAACATCATGACCGCCGGCCGCAAATCTCCAGTCAGCCTCTACAACCCGCACATCGCGACCATGGAAGCCGACCCGACCAAGGCCTACAACCAGGACGACGCCACCGGCTTCATCCGCCTGAACGGCCTCCGCCTCCGCGTCGCCTCCCAGGTCCACAACGCCGCGAAGAAGAAAAAGAAATAA
- a CDS encoding cation diffusion facilitator family transporter → MASERLNRSLRATWLGMVLNTLLAAGKLFAGIIGHSHALIADAIESLADVFSSIVVWRAMVVAEEPADEDHPYGHGKAEPIASAIVSTMLLLAAAGIAFNSAHEFFSGERHTPKAFTLAVLIFVIIIKEALYRFVSKEAKSVDSSAVRTDAWHHRSDAITSLCAAIGITISLIGGKGYETADDIAAIVAAGIIAWNGWHLLRPALSELMDRSPGQDVIDKIRRTAADVPGVQCIEKCMVRKVGHRYYADMHVQVDPLMTVQRGHAIAHDVKDQIRAAIPAVRDVLIHIEPSPQKR, encoded by the coding sequence GTGGCATCTGAACGCCTCAATCGCAGTCTCCGCGCAACCTGGCTCGGCATGGTTCTCAATACCCTGCTCGCTGCCGGGAAATTGTTTGCCGGAATCATCGGCCATTCCCACGCGTTGATCGCCGATGCCATCGAATCCCTCGCCGATGTTTTCAGCTCCATCGTTGTCTGGCGCGCAATGGTGGTTGCCGAGGAACCTGCCGATGAAGACCATCCCTACGGTCACGGTAAAGCCGAACCCATCGCCTCGGCCATTGTCTCCACCATGCTGTTGCTCGCCGCTGCCGGCATCGCCTTCAATTCCGCCCACGAATTTTTTTCCGGTGAACGCCACACTCCTAAAGCCTTCACCCTCGCGGTATTGATCTTCGTAATCATCATCAAGGAAGCCCTCTACCGCTTCGTTTCCAAGGAAGCCAAATCCGTCGATAGTTCCGCCGTGCGTACCGATGCCTGGCATCATCGCAGCGATGCCATCACCTCCCTCTGCGCCGCCATCGGCATCACCATCTCCCTGATCGGCGGCAAAGGTTATGAAACCGCCGACGATATCGCCGCCATTGTCGCTGCCGGCATCATCGCCTGGAACGGCTGGCACTTGCTGCGCCCCGCCTTGAGCGAACTGATGGACCGTTCGCCCGGCCAGGACGTCATCGATAAAATTCGGCGGACCGCGGCCGACGTGCCGGGTGTGCAATGCATCGAAAAATGCATGGTCCGCAAAGTCGGTCATCGTTACTACGCCGACATGCATGTGCAGGTCGATCCCCTCATGACCGTGCAACGCGGCCATGCCATCGCCCACGACGTCAAAGACCAGATCCGCGCCGCCATCCCCGCCGTCCGCGACGTCCTCATCCACATCGAACCCAGCCCTCAGAAACGCTGA
- a CDS encoding SRPBCC family protein, with amino-acid sequence MPVIQTSLQIHAPIERIFDLSRSIDLHIASTAHTGERAVAGVTSGLISLGEEVTWRARHFGIWQELTSRISQYNRPHHFRDSLVRGAFRHFDHDHYFETDGAITTMKDVFDFESPFGILGLVVNHLVLERYMRRLLEKRNEVIKEVAESEKWRTYLL; translated from the coding sequence GTGCCCGTCATCCAAACATCCCTCCAAATCCACGCTCCCATCGAAAGAATCTTCGATTTGTCCCGCAGCATTGATCTCCACATCGCCTCAACCGCCCACACCGGGGAACGCGCCGTCGCCGGAGTGACCTCAGGTCTGATTTCTTTGGGAGAAGAAGTGACCTGGCGCGCTAGACATTTTGGCATCTGGCAGGAACTGACAAGTCGCATCTCTCAATACAACCGTCCACATCACTTTCGCGATTCCCTCGTCCGCGGCGCCTTCCGACATTTCGACCACGATCACTACTTCGAAACCGATGGCGCCATAACCACCATGAAGGATGTCTTCGATTTCGAAAGCCCTTTCGGAATCTTGGGCCTCGTGGTCAACCACCTCGTGTTGGAAAGATACATGCGTCGCCTTCTTGAGAAGCGAAACGAAGTCATTAAAGAAGTTGCCGAATCGGAGAAGTGGAGAACCTACCTGCTTTAA
- a CDS encoding roadblock/LC7 domain-containing protein encodes MFNTLKKLFGKRVEEASVATADYRPASSAPKPASRAPGARAASARPEAHARPTPTVDASRPTPPPVAGSRFAVSLRAVIAKLPPELAGRVRQNDVGEAELFVPVQKVHTQLATGAVRISFGELRQTSPPGTFSPENDRDRTMVDLPLAEILSRVNPGLIARRPSQKVIEVPPEVTGPFSGQTRVTISKTPSLKQNESAKPAAVPQDASHKRNGFSTSPESTQAPRPAAPAAPIAPAVPIPAMRAAPVTPISPLAPTPPAVRVTPAVPVRPIGAPPLATEPAGEQPIFRRTTPAPTQSVQPAQPVQPARPIFSPIVPTAPPAAGAVPSGDPDAIPISAALRDLAPSRPAVAQPQPAPVTPIEQPAPIRFNPIGVATPAAPQLAPSTPITFTSTAPAPTLAAPVVPAITEETKCIAAPLKDLSQGWPDPVKREIDLMNKPGALVGLPYVTVEAAMKAGKLAFSWAVVRSWIRPPVANGVSEHDAVLLELPLKIVTPLFLAELRTPRAAKKISISEEIPDLFANGSKPQALTPTSTPPAQSTVPAMVDVTQESKSMETNYFQKEGSDNPNDPALQIKKGAKIGTSFLQRYATPNDIVGKAASLPGIGGALIALPDGLLVASKVSADVNADTMAGFLPAIFTKVSQTTKELRMGDLNNLNFTVGNIPWKIFRVGAIYFAAFGVAGQPMPTAQLAGLAAELDRKPKQ; translated from the coding sequence ATGTTCAATACCCTTAAGAAACTTTTCGGCAAGCGTGTTGAAGAAGCCAGTGTGGCGACTGCGGATTATCGCCCGGCTTCGTCTGCACCCAAGCCTGCCTCCCGTGCTCCAGGTGCCAGAGCGGCCAGTGCGCGTCCCGAGGCTCATGCCCGGCCGACGCCAACAGTGGATGCCTCCCGGCCGACGCCACCCCCGGTCGCCGGTTCACGCTTCGCTGTTTCACTTCGGGCGGTAATTGCCAAATTGCCTCCGGAGCTTGCAGGCCGTGTGCGACAAAATGACGTCGGCGAAGCCGAGCTTTTCGTGCCGGTGCAAAAGGTACATACTCAATTGGCCACCGGAGCCGTAAGAATTTCGTTTGGCGAATTACGCCAGACTTCACCTCCTGGAACGTTTTCTCCTGAAAATGACCGGGACCGCACGATGGTGGACCTTCCGCTTGCCGAAATCCTGTCGCGGGTCAATCCCGGGTTGATCGCACGGCGTCCCTCGCAGAAGGTTATCGAAGTTCCCCCTGAAGTCACCGGGCCTTTCAGCGGTCAAACCCGTGTCACAATTTCCAAAACTCCTTCGCTCAAACAGAACGAGTCTGCGAAGCCGGCAGCTGTGCCGCAGGATGCTTCGCACAAACGGAATGGCTTTTCCACTTCGCCTGAATCCACTCAGGCTCCCCGGCCGGCAGCGCCTGCTGCTCCGATCGCTCCAGCTGTTCCTATCCCCGCAATGCGTGCAGCGCCGGTGACACCAATCTCTCCGCTCGCGCCCACACCTCCAGCGGTCCGGGTAACCCCTGCGGTGCCCGTTCGTCCTATCGGTGCTCCGCCGCTCGCTACTGAGCCCGCTGGCGAACAGCCGATTTTCCGCCGCACCACTCCAGCACCGACCCAGTCCGTGCAGCCCGCCCAACCGGTTCAACCTGCGCGCCCGATATTTTCACCCATTGTGCCAACGGCACCGCCCGCGGCAGGCGCCGTTCCTTCCGGGGACCCGGACGCCATACCGATTTCTGCCGCTTTACGGGATCTGGCACCTTCCCGGCCCGCTGTGGCGCAGCCTCAACCCGCTCCGGTTACACCAATTGAGCAACCGGCGCCCATTCGGTTTAATCCGATCGGAGTGGCGACCCCGGCTGCACCGCAACTTGCGCCAAGCACACCCATAACCTTTACGTCAACAGCCCCGGCTCCAACGCTCGCTGCGCCCGTGGTTCCTGCGATAACCGAAGAAACCAAATGTATTGCTGCACCATTGAAGGACTTGTCACAAGGGTGGCCTGATCCGGTGAAACGTGAGATAGATTTGATGAACAAGCCGGGAGCGCTGGTCGGCCTGCCATATGTAACCGTGGAAGCAGCCATGAAAGCAGGCAAACTGGCTTTCTCCTGGGCAGTCGTTCGATCCTGGATTCGGCCACCGGTGGCAAATGGAGTTTCAGAGCATGACGCGGTTCTCCTCGAATTGCCTTTGAAAATTGTGACTCCGCTGTTCCTCGCGGAACTCAGAACACCAAGGGCGGCCAAAAAGATCTCAATTTCGGAAGAAATTCCGGATCTGTTTGCCAATGGATCAAAGCCTCAGGCCCTCACGCCGACCAGCACTCCACCCGCTCAGAGCACAGTTCCGGCAATGGTGGATGTCACGCAGGAATCAAAGTCGATGGAAACGAATTACTTCCAGAAAGAAGGTTCAGACAACCCGAACGATCCCGCACTGCAGATCAAGAAAGGCGCCAAGATCGGCACCAGTTTCCTGCAACGCTATGCCACGCCAAACGATATCGTGGGCAAGGCTGCCTCCCTGCCGGGAATTGGTGGCGCGCTGATCGCGCTTCCAGACGGATTACTGGTCGCCAGCAAAGTTTCCGCCGATGTCAACGCAGATACAATGGCTGGATTCCTCCCGGCAATTTTCACCAAGGTAAGCCAGACTACGAAGGAACTTCGCATGGGCGATCTGAATAACTTGAATTTCACAGTTGGAAATATTCCGTGGAAGATTTTCCGGGTCGGCGCCATTTATTTCGCGGCGTTCGGCGTAGCCGGACAACCGATGCCCACGGCACAACTGGCAGGGCTCGCAGCAGAACTGGATCGTAAACCCAAGCAATAA
- a CDS encoding DUF1015 domain-containing protein, with translation MAKLKPFAALRPRPDLAAQICELPYDVMSSAEARDMAAGNPLSFLHVSKPEIDLPPSIDIYAPEVYAKGKENFQKLIKDGALKQDAQPAFYLYRQIMGKHGQIGLVAAASCEDYLNNIIKKHEFTRPDKEDDRVRHIETLNSQTGPVFLTYRANAVIDDLTKKKTAEKPDIDFTAKDGVRHTAWVINDPQTIQLIENEFARIPFLYIADGHHRSAAAGRVYQSRKGAGHSGYFLSVIFPHNQMQILPYNRVLKDLNGLSPAQLLEKLDAVFTIKSNGNAQPTRKHELGLFLNGQWYTLHFRPQFAATTDPIEKLDVTLLQKYVLAPLFGIDDPRTSKKINFVGGIRGTGELEKLVNAGEYACAFSMFPTSIEDLMTIADAGGIMPPKSTWFEPKLRDAMFSHMI, from the coding sequence ATGGCTAAATTAAAACCTTTTGCTGCGTTGCGACCACGGCCCGATCTCGCCGCCCAAATTTGCGAATTGCCCTACGATGTCATGTCTTCCGCGGAAGCCCGCGACATGGCGGCTGGCAATCCCCTCAGTTTCCTCCACGTCTCCAAACCGGAAATCGACCTCCCGCCCTCCATCGATATCTACGCTCCCGAAGTTTACGCAAAGGGTAAGGAGAATTTTCAAAAGCTCATCAAGGACGGCGCTCTCAAACAAGATGCCCAACCGGCCTTCTATCTCTATCGCCAGATCATGGGCAAGCACGGCCAGATCGGCCTCGTTGCCGCCGCGAGCTGTGAGGATTATCTCAATAACATCATCAAGAAGCACGAGTTCACCCGACCCGACAAGGAAGACGACCGCGTCCGCCACATTGAAACGCTCAATTCCCAAACCGGCCCGGTCTTCCTCACTTACCGAGCCAACGCCGTCATCGATGACCTGACTAAAAAGAAAACCGCCGAAAAGCCGGACATCGATTTCACCGCCAAGGACGGCGTGCGCCACACCGCCTGGGTTATCAATGATCCGCAAACCATTCAACTCATCGAGAACGAGTTCGCCCGCATTCCGTTCCTTTACATCGCCGATGGACACCATCGCAGCGCCGCCGCCGGTCGCGTCTATCAAAGCCGCAAAGGTGCCGGTCACAGCGGTTATTTCCTGAGCGTCATTTTCCCGCATAACCAAATGCAGATTCTTCCCTACAACCGCGTGTTGAAGGATCTCAACGGTCTCTCCCCTGCCCAACTGCTCGAGAAGCTTGACGCTGTGTTCACCATCAAATCAAATGGCAACGCTCAACCGACTCGCAAACACGAGCTCGGCCTCTTCCTGAATGGCCAGTGGTACACGCTACATTTCCGTCCGCAATTCGCAGCCACCACCGACCCCATCGAAAAACTCGATGTGACCTTGCTGCAAAAATACGTGCTCGCCCCTCTCTTCGGCATCGATGACCCGCGCACGAGCAAAAAGATCAATTTCGTCGGCGGCATTCGCGGCACAGGAGAATTGGAGAAACTCGTCAACGCCGGCGAATACGCCTGCGCTTTCTCGATGTTCCCCACGAGCATCGAAGACCTCATGACCATCGCCGACGCCGGCGGCATCATGCCTCCTAAGAGCACCTGGTTTGAACCCAAGCTCCGCGACGCCATGTTCTCGCACATGATTTAA